In Brassica rapa cultivar Chiifu-401-42 chromosome A06, CAAS_Brap_v3.01, whole genome shotgun sequence, a single window of DNA contains:
- the LOC103874320 gene encoding protein TRANSPARENT TESTA GLABRA 1 has translation MDNSAPDSLPRSETAVTYDSPYPLYAMSFSSSTHRIAVGSFLEDYNNRIDILSFDSDSMSLKPLPSLSFEHPYPPTKLMFSPPSLRRSGGGDLLASSGDFLRLWEVNEDSSSAEPVSVLNNSKTSEFCAPLTSFDWNDVEPKRLGTCSIDTTCTIWDVERSVVETQLIAHDKEVHDIAWGEARVFASVSADGSVRIFDLRDKEHSTIIYESPQPDTPLLRLAWNKQDLRCMATILMDSNKVVILDIRSPTMPVAELERHQGSVNAIAWAPQSCKHICSGGDDAQALIWELPTMAGPNGIDPMSVYSAGSEINQLQWSSSLPDWIGIAFANKMQLLRV, from the coding sequence atggACAACTCAGCTCCGGACTCCTTACCTAGATCGGAAACCGCCGTCACCTACGACTCTCCTTACCCCCTCTACGCGATgtccttctcctcctccacccACCGAATCGCCGTCGGGAGCTTCCTCGAGGACTACAACAACCGCATCGACATCCTCTCCTTCGACTCCGACTCCATGTCCCTCAAGCCCCTCCCGTCCCTCTCCTTCGAGCACCCTTACCCTCCCACCAAGCTCATGTTCAGCCCCCCCTCCCTCCGCCGCAGCGGCGGCGGCGACCTCCTCGCCTCCTCCGGCGACTTCCTCCGCCTCTGGGAGGTCAACGAAGACTCCTCCTCCGCGGAGCCAGTCTCCGtcctcaacaacagcaagacGAGCGAGTTCTGCGCGCCGCTGACCTCCTTCGACTGGAACGACGTCGAGCCGAAGCGGTTAGGCACGTGCAGCATCGACACCACGTGCACGATCTGGGACGTGGAGAGGTCCGTGGTGGAGACGCAGCTCATCGCGCACGACAAGGAGGTCCACGACATCGCGTGGGGGGAGGCTAGGGTTTTCGCCTCGGTCTCCGCCGACGGATCGGTGAGGATCTTCGATCTGCGCGACAAGGAGCACTCCACCATCATCTACGAGAGCCCCCAGCCCGATACGCCGCTCCTGAGGCTCGCCTGGAACAAGCAGGACTTGAGGTGTATGGCGACGATTCTGATGGATTCGAATAAGGTTGTGATTCTCGATATTCGATCGCCGACGATGCCTGTCGCGGAGCTGGAGCGGCACCAGGGGAGTGTGAACGCGATTGCTTGGGCGCCGCAGAGCTGTAAGCATATCTGCTCGGGTGGGGATGACGCGCAGGCTCTTATCTGGGAGTTGCCGACGATGGCTGGACCGAATGGGATTGATCCTATGTCGGTTTACTCGGCCGGTTCGGAGATTAACCAGCTGCAGTGGTCTTCTTCGTTGCCTGATTGGATTGGCATTGCGTTTGCTAACAAAATGCAGCTCCTTAGAGTTTGA
- the LOC117126141 gene encoding uncharacterized protein LOC117126141 — MSILCNTWNYVSNHSSDEDGRIILIWKDPLKLQIMHQSSQSMTVTLSLPNQDPIYYTAVYASNLSEERVDLWAELLHLHATLDMDNNQWMIGGDFNQILHPHEHSSPSVVVHDSLMYQFQDCLMQCGVFDLRFNGPSHSWSNKQPVKPVGKKLDRLLVQALQTPTPQLFQEEKDLHQKWLFLREIEESYFRQKSRINWLREGDFNTLFFHRMCQVRASYNAIRCFLAADGVLMTDPVEMSKLAVAHFKSILGPENGYRPMLASPHQWFHNLMNFQCTLQQTQVMLTVPTGEDIKALFFKLNPNKAPGPDGLTSGFFKHAWETVGEEVIVSITNFFETGFLPATTNATILSLVPKFPGATNITDYRPISCLNTIYKVISRLLVARIKPILQGLILPCQTAFVKDRLLVENTILASELVHGYHKNKGTPRITIKVDIAKAFDTLSWDFLFSCLESLGLPPHFVKLLKACICKTSFMVGYNGTVNGYFKGSRGLRQGDPLSPYLFVIAMNCLSFMLNSAAAQEKIKYHANCKSMKMTHLSFADDLLIFIDGSLHSVQQVLQVLKEFEKRSGLAISMQKTSFYASGMTDQEVDTIQASTGMICGTLPVRYLGVPLNSRKLNLVTCEPLIHQIKRKFSSWSVKSLSFAGRLLLIKTVIAGITTFWCSAFVLPKACIARINSLCSVFLWRGDIDSHNTARVAWETVVLTTQQGGLGVKDLYTWNKACCLKLVWLLFFRSGSMWVAWFREVVLKGSIHNYWTTKPKASFSWLANKILKFKDVVYPLIKLRLENGLSARFWHDNWSPLGNVATLLNAQSSRLGIPQQATVASLFRNGSWRLPPARSEQQLQLQAHLTTVNLTTEPDYFEWEIEGRISSKFSTGEVYHYLRGAHDEVNWTTAVWTSYGIPRHNFHTWLVVLDRCPTRDRLLRWGLQVPPVCLLCNSFPETRDHLYFECEFAYDLWLKSSRRCSLTPSRNWPDALNQMITLPTSRASRALRLLTLLAWQSTIYWIWNERNARLHSNSFRSADRLFRVVDLQIRNRIQSFRESNPRLSSSMMQTWFHLA; from the exons ATGTCCATTCTCTGCAATACCTGGAACTATGTCTCTAACCACTCTTCTGACGAGGACGGAAGAATCATCTTGATATGGAAAGACCCTCTCAAGCTTCAGATAATGCATCAGTCCAGCCAGTCAATGACTGTAACGCTCTCTCTGCCCAATCAGGATCCCATTTATTACACTGCTGTCTATGCTTCAAATCTCAGTGAAGAAAGAGTGGACCTTTGGGCTGAGCTTCTGCATCTTCATGCGACCCTAGATATGGACAACAATCAGTGGATGATTGGTGGTGACTTCAACCAAATTCTACATCCACATGAACACTCTTCTCCATCTGTAGTTGTTCATGATAGCTTGATGTACCAGTTTCAAGACTGCTTGATGCAATGTGGCGTGTTTGACCTGCGGTTTAACGGACCCTCACACTCCTGGTCCAATAAGCAACCTGTAAAACCGGTGGGGAAAAAGCTTGATCGTCTCCTC GTGCAAGCCCTTCAGACACCAACTCCGCAGCTGTTCCAAGAAGAAAAGGACCTTCACCAGAAGTGGCTCTTCCTGCGAGAGATCGAAGAGAGCTATTTCAGACAGAAATCTCGAATAAACTGGCTTCGAGAAGGAGATTTCAACACACTTTTCTTCCACCGAATGTGTCAAGTAAGAGCAAGCTATAATGCCATTCGCTGCTTCTTAGCTGCTGATGGAGTACTGATGACTGACCCTGTGGAAATGAGTAAGCTGGCTGTTGCTCATTTTAAATCAATTCTCGGGCCAGAAAATGGCTACCGACCAATGCTGGCCTCTCCTCATCAATGGTTTCACAACCTCATGAACTTCCAATGTACACTGCAACAAACACAAGTTATGCTTACAGTCCCAACGGGAGAGGATATAAAGGCTCTTTTCTTCAAGTTAAATCCTAACAAAGCTCCAGGGCCGGACGGGTTGACTTCTGGATTTTTTAAACATGCTTGGGAAACTGTGGGTGAAGAGGTGATAGTTTCAATCACTAATTTCTTTGAGACGGGGTTCCTGCCAGCGACAACGAATGCAACCATTCTATCACTCGTTCCTAAGTTCCCAGGAGCTACAAATATCACGGACTACCGACCTATATCATGCCTAAACACTATCTACAAAGTAATCTCCAGACTTCTCGTTGCAAGGATTAAGCCAATACTACAAGGTTTGATACTCCCGTGTCAAACTGCATTTGTTAAAGACCGTCTGTTGGTGGAAAATACCATACTAGCTAGCGAGCTCGTACATGGGTATCACAAGAACAAAGGGACCCCGAGGATTACCATTAAAGTGGACATAGCGAAGGCTTTTGATACACTTTCGTGGGACTTCCTCTTCTCATGTCTGGAAAGCTTGGGACTTCCTCCTCACTTCGTCAAACTGCTTAAAGCTTGCATCTGCAAAACGAGCTTCATGGTCGGTTATAATGGAACTGTAAACGGGTACTTCAAAGGGAGCAGAGGTTTGAGACAAGGAGACCCCCTCTCCCCTTATCTCTTTGTAATAGCTATGAACTGTCTATCATTCATGCTTAACTCCGCAGCAGCTCAGGAAAAGATAAAGTATCATGCAAACTGCAAGTCTATGAAGATGACTCACCTCTCTTTCGCCGACGATCTACTGATCTTCATTGACGGTTCCCTCCACTCGGTCCAACAAGTGCTGCAAGTCCTGAAGGAATTCGAGAAAAGATCAGGACTGGCCATCAGTATGCAGAAAACAAGCTTCTATGCCTCAGGTATGACAGACCAAGAAGTGGATACCATTCAGGCTTCAACGGGTATGATCTGTGGCACACTTCCTGTTCGTTATTTAGGCGTCCCCTTGAACTCCAGAAAGCTCAACCTCGTCACTTGTGAGCCCCTGATACATCAAATCAAAAGGAAGTTTTCATCCTGGTCAGTAAAATCCCTGTCTTTTGCTGGCAGATTACTTCTAATCAAAACGGTTATAGCTGGTATTACTACCTTCTGGTGCTCAGCTTTCGTCCTCCCAAAGGCGTGTATTGCTCGAATTAATTCCCTCTGTAGTGTATTCCTTTGGAGAGGTGATATTGATAGCCATAACACTGCTAGGGTCGCATGGGAGACAGTGGTCCTAACAACACAGCAAGGAGGTCTCGGTGTGAAGGATCTTTATACATGGAACAAAGCTTGCTGTCTGAAACTAGTATGGCTTTTGTTTTTCAGATCAGGATCGATGTGGGTGGCTTGGTTCAGAGAAGTTGTACTTAAGGGATCGATCCACAACTACTGGACTACCAAGCCAAAGGCTTCCTTCTCTTGGCTCGCAAACAAGATCCTCAAATTCAAAGATGTTGTCTACCCATTGATTAAACTGCGATTGGAGAATGGACTATCTGCTAGATTTTGGCATGACAACTGGTCCCCCCTAGGTAATGTTGCTACGCTGCTGAACGCTCAATCATCAAGGTTAGGCATTCCTCAACAAGCAACAGTGGCTTCGCTATTCCGTAATGGATCATGGCGTCTTCCACCTGCAAGATCAGAGCAACAGCTACAACTTCAAGCACATTTAACCACAGTCAACCTCACAACTGAGCCAGACTACTTTGAATGGGAGATAGAAGGAAGGATCTCCAGCAAGTTCTCTACTGGTGAAGTGTATCATTACCTGAGAGGGGCGCATGACGAAGTAAATTGGACGACTGCGGTGTGGACATCTTACGGAATCCCCCGACATAATTTTCACACTTGGCTAGTAGTTTTGGATCGCTGCCCAACACGGGATCGTCTTCTACGTTGGGGCCTTCAGGTTCCGCCTGTCTGCTTACTGTGTAACAGCTTCCCCGAAACTCGTGATCATCTCTATTTTGAGTGTGAATTTGCTTATGACTTATGGTTGAAAAGCTCCAGAAGATGTTCCCTTACACCCTCACGCAACTGGCCGGACGCGCTTAATCAGATGATTACATTACCAACTAGCAGAGCTTCAAGGGCACTTCGATTACTCACCCTACTGGCATGGCAGTCAACAATATACTGGATCTGGAATGAAAGGAACGCCAGactgcattccaactcctttCGTTCTGCTGATCGCCTCTTCCGGGTTGTAGATTTACAAATCAGAAACAGGATTCAAAGTTTCAGAGAATCAAACCCACGCCTATCTTCTAGTATGATGCAGACATGGTTCCATCTTGCATGA